One region of Candidatus Zixiibacteriota bacterium genomic DNA includes:
- a CDS encoding VWA domain-containing protein, giving the protein MFNFLNSAVLIAAAAALIPLLIHLFSKRRVKIVPFSSLKHLKEMQKRQVRRIKIRQLLLLVLRMLIILAAVLAFARPATRGGYIGSHAGVSSAILLDRSASMQRQVKDGQLFDLAKNKVAEILKNFGQSDEVILIPFDRQTYFPAGEQFFNREVASRILTDLKPGFERSELSGAFKKAAELLTKARNLNKELYLVTDFQINSLPEQPDSAPQGVTIYFVDLPLETDGNCGVINADLGGQLIEAGNDFTVRTEIENYDDRTKTEQLASLFVDGTRVMQSEFRLEPKGKQTVTFRHAVPTAGFHSGWVEIGDDGFSPDNRSYFTFKIPQQFNILIVSGDASGGLIRLALVPSEELARYWSVKNVSADQLSSIRLSDYDVVVIAGTKVLGPAETMQLLHYTDGGGGLFYILGADIDANYFNGAFGSKIDLTVIKRPPLDFSGAGYYTLERLDYGHPIFKAFAFSQKENLPTFRFFALPTIKDGHGNSDLAYFSNGAPALVEGRHGMGRIMVLTAPITPAYSDLATHSFFVPFVIRTMEYLAGDISSYELKNYVGEKITRSLPERLVEPGSVQLVTPEEQEYSLAGADKSGQIIFDCRPIDFPGIYQLKNDRRTIDLFPANVPASEGDLTAAVNDQVKKSLSLEKFTVIPYARASAAIVTETRFGRELWKIFLWAAALLMAVEMILSREKEPTLEEQ; this is encoded by the coding sequence ATGTTCAATTTTCTGAATTCCGCCGTCCTTATCGCCGCGGCCGCCGCGCTTATCCCCCTTCTGATTCACCTATTCTCCAAACGGCGTGTGAAGATTGTACCGTTCTCATCTCTTAAGCACCTCAAAGAGATGCAGAAACGTCAGGTACGCCGGATAAAAATCCGGCAATTGCTTTTATTGGTTCTGCGCATGCTCATCATTCTGGCGGCAGTGCTGGCTTTCGCCCGCCCGGCCACCAGGGGTGGTTATATCGGCTCGCATGCCGGAGTTTCATCGGCGATCCTGCTTGATCGTTCCGCCTCGATGCAACGGCAGGTCAAGGATGGACAGCTGTTTGACCTAGCCAAAAATAAGGTCGCAGAAATTTTGAAAAATTTCGGCCAATCTGATGAGGTAATTCTAATCCCCTTCGACCGGCAGACCTATTTCCCGGCCGGGGAGCAATTCTTCAACCGTGAGGTGGCCTCCCGCATTCTCACTGATTTAAAACCGGGGTTTGAGAGAAGTGAATTATCCGGGGCTTTTAAAAAGGCGGCAGAGCTATTGACCAAAGCAAGGAACCTGAATAAGGAATTATACCTTGTTACTGATTTCCAGATCAATTCCCTGCCGGAACAGCCCGACAGTGCCCCGCAGGGCGTAACCATCTATTTCGTGGATCTCCCGCTCGAAACCGATGGGAATTGCGGCGTGATCAACGCCGACCTGGGCGGCCAGCTAATTGAAGCGGGCAATGATTTCACGGTCAGGACGGAAATCGAAAATTATGACGATCGCACCAAAACCGAACAGCTGGCCTCGCTCTTTGTCGATGGCACCCGCGTAATGCAGTCCGAATTCCGGCTGGAGCCAAAGGGAAAACAAACAGTGACATTCCGGCACGCCGTGCCCACCGCCGGCTTTCACTCCGGATGGGTGGAGATTGGCGATGACGGATTTTCTCCCGACAATCGGTCCTATTTTACTTTCAAAATTCCCCAGCAGTTCAATATTCTCATCGTCAGCGGAGATGCTTCCGGCGGGCTGATCCGTCTGGCGCTGGTGCCCTCGGAAGAGCTGGCGCGGTACTGGTCGGTCAAAAACGTTTCCGCCGACCAGCTCTCATCGATTCGATTGAGTGACTATGATGTCGTTGTCATCGCTGGAACAAAAGTGCTCGGTCCGGCCGAGACCATGCAGCTATTGCACTACACCGATGGCGGCGGCGGATTATTCTATATTCTGGGCGCCGATATCGACGCCAATTACTTCAATGGCGCATTCGGGTCGAAAATCGATTTGACCGTAATCAAACGTCCCCCTCTCGATTTCAGCGGCGCCGGATATTACACCCTGGAGCGATTGGACTACGGTCATCCAATTTTCAAAGCCTTTGCTTTCTCTCAAAAAGAGAACCTGCCGACCTTCAGATTCTTTGCTCTACCCACCATCAAAGACGGCCACGGCAACAGCGACCTGGCATATTTTTCCAATGGTGCCCCCGCGCTGGTCGAGGGACGACACGGCATGGGCCGCATCATGGTGCTGACCGCTCCCATAACTCCCGCCTATTCCGACCTGGCCACTCATTCTTTCTTTGTACCGTTTGTCATCCGCACCATGGAATACCTGGCCGGCGATATCTCCTCATATGAACTGAAGAACTATGTCGGGGAAAAGATCACCAGATCTCTGCCGGAGCGGTTGGTGGAACCGGGCTCGGTGCAGTTGGTGACACCGGAAGAACAGGAATACTCGCTCGCCGGTGCCGATAAATCGGGGCAAATCATATTCGACTGCCGCCCGATTGATTTCCCCGGAATCTACCAGCTTAAAAACGATCGCCGGACTATTGATCTTTTTCCGGCCAACGTGCCCGCTTCCGAAGGAGATTTGACGGCTGCCGTTAACGACCAGGTCAAAAAATCGCTCAGTCTGGAAAAATTCACGGTGATTCCTTATGCCAGAGCTTCCGCGGCCATTGTGACCGAAACCCGTTTCGGTCGGGAGCTATGGAAAATTTTCCTCTGGGCGGCAGCGCTCCTTATGGCCGTGGAGATGATATTGTCGCGGGAAAAAGAACCGACTCTCGAAGAACAATGA
- a CDS encoding ATP-binding cassette domain-containing protein codes for MENFPLGGSAPYGRGDDIVAGKRTDSRRTMTLLAGENITKQFEDRVIFDDLSFSVNEDDRIGLVGPNGIGKTTLFEIMAGRVTPDSGNVTGAKNCTIGYLEQEFSGAEATTLFDYVAAARQDLLLLKAEMERVERELEREPQSLKLIEKLGELQHRFEAAGGYEFESQLKAVLLGLGFPENRLYSRMASFSGGEKNRAALARILIGRSNFLLLDEPTNHLDIDSTIWLEEYLKGQNKAYIIVSHDRTFLNNTINKVWELTNKKIDQYFNGLEKYLTEREERKSQLQHLYRHQQEEIKRIEDFIRRNMAGQKTRQAQSKMKYLSRIKRIELPESQKSGMSIAFDSGDRSYNQVLSIEAASFGYGHHTVVADVNLTLYRGDRIGFIGANGSGKTTVLKSILGELEIPEGSVRIGQKVDVAYFDQELSDLNADNTVLDELWLIDPLSEAGRLRTFLARFGFRGEDVLKKVSILSGGEKTKLALAKLLFLPANFLIFDEPTNHLDIDSRQALEEALLNYHGTYLIVSHDRYFLDRVAEKIVAIERGTARVFGGNYSYYKEKKDSEKELPVKKPTDPEKIREYYDFKKQSQAKGRLKKEILSVGSRIKDHERILERLEEDIESNIPKTDWEKLTAAYNEKNRIEGALLELYHRLEKLQEIDDQDIDPERQPD; via the coding sequence ATGGAAAATTTTCCTCTGGGCGGCAGCGCTCCTTATGGCCGTGGAGATGATATTGTCGCGGGAAAAAGAACCGACTCTCGAAGAACAATGACACTCCTGGCCGGCGAAAATATCACCAAGCAGTTTGAGGATCGGGTCATCTTTGATGACCTCTCGTTTTCCGTTAATGAAGATGACCGTATCGGCCTGGTGGGACCGAACGGCATCGGCAAGACAACCCTTTTCGAGATAATGGCGGGACGTGTCACGCCTGACTCGGGAAATGTCACCGGGGCCAAGAATTGCACCATCGGGTATCTGGAGCAGGAATTCTCCGGCGCCGAGGCGACGACACTTTTCGACTATGTCGCCGCCGCCCGACAGGATTTGCTCCTTCTGAAAGCGGAAATGGAGAGAGTCGAAAGGGAATTGGAAAGAGAGCCACAATCGCTGAAATTGATCGAGAAATTGGGCGAGCTTCAGCATCGCTTTGAGGCCGCGGGTGGGTACGAATTTGAGTCTCAATTGAAGGCAGTTTTGCTCGGTCTCGGTTTTCCCGAGAACCGGCTCTATAGCCGGATGGCCAGCTTCTCCGGCGGTGAAAAAAATCGCGCCGCCCTGGCCCGAATTCTTATCGGACGAAGCAATTTTCTGTTGCTCGATGAACCGACCAACCATCTTGATATCGATTCCACCATCTGGCTTGAGGAATATCTGAAAGGGCAGAACAAAGCCTATATCATCGTCTCCCACGACCGTACGTTCCTGAATAATACTATCAACAAGGTCTGGGAGCTGACCAATAAGAAGATCGACCAATACTTCAACGGTCTGGAAAAATATCTGACCGAAAGAGAAGAGCGCAAGAGCCAGCTTCAGCATCTCTATCGCCATCAGCAGGAGGAAATTAAGCGGATCGAGGATTTCATCCGCCGCAACATGGCCGGGCAGAAAACCAGGCAGGCGCAGTCCAAGATGAAATATCTCTCGCGCATTAAAAGAATCGAACTGCCGGAATCGCAGAAAAGCGGCATGTCCATCGCGTTCGATTCGGGCGACAGATCCTACAACCAGGTGCTCTCGATCGAGGCGGCCTCTTTCGGGTACGGTCACCATACGGTTGTCGCTGATGTCAATCTCACTCTCTACCGGGGCGACCGGATCGGATTTATCGGCGCCAACGGTTCGGGGAAGACAACGGTTCTTAAATCGATCCTCGGGGAATTGGAGATTCCGGAGGGGTCTGTCCGCATCGGGCAGAAAGTCGATGTCGCCTATTTTGACCAAGAACTTTCGGATCTGAATGCGGATAACACTGTCCTGGATGAACTCTGGCTGATCGATCCTCTTTCCGAAGCGGGACGGCTGCGCACATTCCTGGCCCGTTTCGGATTCCGCGGCGAGGATGTCCTCAAAAAAGTATCGATCCTTTCCGGAGGCGAAAAAACCAAACTGGCGCTGGCCAAATTGCTTTTCCTTCCGGCCAATTTCCTCATCTTTGACGAACCCACCAATCATCTCGATATAGATTCGCGCCAGGCGCTCGAGGAGGCGCTCCTGAATTATCATGGTACTTACTTGATAGTCAGCCATGACCGGTATTTCCTCGACCGGGTCGCCGAGAAAATTGTTGCGATCGAGAGAGGCACGGCCAGGGTCTTTGGCGGCAATTACAGTTATTACAAAGAAAAAAAGGATTCCGAAAAAGAACTGCCGGTGAAGAAACCGACCGACCCGGAAAAAATTCGTGAGTACTATGATTTCAAAAAACAGTCGCAGGCCAAGGGGCGGTTGAAAAAGGAAATCCTCTCGGTCGGGTCCAGAATAAAAGATCATGAAAGGATTCTGGAGCGGCTCGAAGAAGATATTGAATCCAATATACCCAAAACGGACTGGGAGAAGCTGACGGCGGCATACAATGAGAAAAATCGTATCGAGGGGGCTCTGCTCGAATTGTATCACCGCCTCGAAAAATTGCAGGAGATAGATGACCAGGATATTGACCCTGAGCGGCAGCCCGATTAA
- a CDS encoding flavodoxin family protein: MTRILTLSGSPIKNSSTEFLLAEIGRGIAESSPARPVNELVRLNDLQYIPCQACGKSPDPEYCFFHDGLYPVYDTLINCDIVLFGSPVYFDSVSAQAKAFIDRCNCLCPPDFEGLTGHHFKRILTKKRLGAMALVGGERGEFECARKVIAGFFKWTEIENCGKIFYAGSDWKEAGPVRRDTAKLQEAFQLGQLLYSRLNSI; this comes from the coding sequence ATGACCAGGATATTGACCCTGAGCGGCAGCCCGATTAAGAACAGTTCAACCGAATTTTTACTGGCCGAAATCGGTCGCGGCATTGCGGAATCATCGCCGGCGCGGCCGGTGAATGAGCTGGTGCGGCTGAACGACCTGCAGTATATCCCCTGCCAGGCCTGCGGCAAAAGCCCCGACCCGGAGTACTGTTTTTTCCATGACGGCCTCTACCCTGTTTATGATACTCTGATAAATTGCGACATCGTCCTATTCGGCTCGCCGGTCTATTTTGACTCGGTCTCGGCTCAGGCCAAGGCATTTATCGATAGATGCAACTGCCTTTGCCCGCCCGATTTTGAGGGCCTGACCGGGCATCATTTCAAAAGAATCCTGACCAAGAAACGGCTCGGAGCCATGGCGCTGGTCGGCGGTGAACGGGGAGAATTCGAGTGCGCCCGCAAAGTTATTGCCGGCTTTTTCAAGTGGACTGAGATCGAAAATTGCGGCAAAATATTCTATGCCGGTTCCGACTGGAAAGAGGCCGGCCCGGTGCGGCGCGACACAGCCAAATTGCAGGAAGCTTTTCAATTGGGGCAGCTCCTTTATTCCCGCCTGAATTCCATATGA